The DNA segment CGCTGAAAAAATAGGGAAAAAGATTGTTTCCGAAGCTGGTAAAGTATTGAAAGAAAAAAATAGCTCACTTCGTATAACAACAAATGTTGTCAGCGGTCTTCCTAAAAAAGAAATTTTGGAAAAAGCGGAATCTTTTGATGCCGATTTGATTGTAGTGGGTTCGCAAGGGCAAGGCGCATTTTCACGTCTTTTATTAGGTTCCGTTTCACAGTATTTAGCAACACACGCCAAATGTTCAGTAATGATTGTAAAAGACAAGGACACAAAGTAAACTATTGCTAATACCAATGATATAAAAATTAAATATGAACGCTAACCACTTAAATAATAATACAAAAGAATCTGCTTGCAAGGTAACAGATGAAATCTGCCTTCCAGACTCTAATTTACCTCGTGTTATTATTATAGGTGGTGGGTTTGCAGGTTTAGCGTTGGTTGAAAAACTGAAACACAAAGAGGTGCAGGTGGTACTGTTCGATAAAAACAACTTCCACCAGTTTCAGCCCTTATTTTATCAAGTGGCAACGAGTGCTTTGGAACCTGATAGTATTGTATTCCCTTTCAGAAAACAAATTAGTGGTTATAAAAATGTATTGTTTCGTTTAGCTGAAGTCGAGGAAATCCAACCTTCTACAAACACCATTATAACCAATAAAGGAAGAGTTCACTTCGACTATCTCGTATTGGCAACGGGTACAACAACTAATTTTTTTGGTATGGACAATGTCGAGTCCCATAGTCTTGGGATGAAAAACATTCGCGATTCTTTAAATATTCGCCATATGATGCTGCAAAATCTGGAACAAGCTGCAATCACTTGTGATGATAAAGAACGTGATGCCTTAACAAATTTCGTCATCGTTGGCGGTGGTCCCGCTGGTGTGGAAATGGCAGGAGCTTTGGCAGAATTCCGCAAATATATTCTTCCCAAAGATTATCCAGAATATCCTTCTTCCATAATGAACATCTATTTGATTGAAGCCATTGATGAGCTTTTAAGTACAATGTCAGACAAGGCATCATCAAAAACGCTAGAATATTTGAAGGATTTGGAGGTAAAGGTATTACTCAATGAATCGGTAAGCAATTACGATGGTTCACAGGTTGTCACAAATTGTGATAAGATTATTTTAACAAAAAACCTAATCTGGACAGCTGGTGTGAAAGGACAGTTTCCAAAAGGTATTGATAAAAAACACGTGGTAAAGGGTAACCGCTTAAAAACAGACTCATTTTTAATGGTAGAAGGCTACAAAAACATTTTTGCCATAGGCGATATAGCGGCTGTAATTACAGAAGAAACGCCAAAAGGACATCCGCAAGTAGCACAAACAGCTATTCAGCAAGGTAAATATTTAGGTAATGTATTATTGAAAATTATTAAGGATGAGGGTGTGAACCCTTTCGAATATAAAGACAAAGGTTCATTAGCTACAGTAGGGAAACGTAAGGCAGTAGCTGATTTGGGCAAATTCAAATTTGCAGGTTATTTCGCTTGGCTATTATGGTCAGTTGTACACTTATTATCCATAAGCGGATTTAGAAATAGATTGATGGTTGGTTTTAATTGGGCGGTAAGCTATTTCACTTATGAAAAGAGCAACCGCCTAATTATTAGAAATTTTAAACCAAAACCGTCGGTTAATAACACAAAGAAATAATTTACGAATGAAAGGCACAACAGATAAAAACAATAAGCTTTCCTTAATAGGGTCTATATCTCTAGGAACTGGTGTAATGATTGGTGCTGGCATATTTGTTCTTATGGGACAAATAGCGGAGTTAGTTGGAGATCTGTTCCCGATTGCCTTTATTGCGGGAGCTGTTGTGGTGGGTTTCAGCTCTTATTCCTACGTAAAGTTCTCAAATGCTTTTCCATCCTCTGGAGGTGTGGTTAAGTTTTTCAATAAATCCTATGGACCTGGAACGACAACCGGTGTCTATTCTTTACTAATGTATGTTTCAATGGTCGTTGCACAAAGTTTGGTTGCAGGAACCTTTGGCGCTTATACCCTTCGATTATTCCCAGAAAGTTATGCTGGTTATGCATCCATACTTGGTATTCTACTTTTGGTAACAGCTTATATAATAAATATTCTAGGAAATAAAGTAATTGGAGCAACGGCCACTTTTACAGCAATTATTAAAGTAGGTGGTATTGCACTACTTGCGATTGCAGGTCTGGTAGCTTCCGGATTTGCGGATATTACAGGAGACTATATCCCACAAAATACCGAAACCTTACCACAAGGGTTCGGCTTTGTAGCGGCATTGGCATTATCAATCCTTGCCTATAAAGGGTTCACAACAATAACGAATCAAGGTGGAGACATCAAAAATCCACACAAAAACCTTGGAAGATCCATTGTGATTTCTATTCTTATCTGCACACTTATTTATGTAGCCTTGGCACTTGCTGTTGCAGGCGGTTTAAGCATTCCTGAAATAATAAAGGCAAAAGATTATGCTTTGGCAGCAGCAGCCGAACCTGTTTTTGGGGAATGGGGTTTATGGTTTACTATAGCAATCGCTATTGTAGCAACCTTTTCAGGGGTTATCGCCAGTGTCTTTTCGGCATCGCGCTTATTGGGGATGTTGAGTAATATGAAACAAGTACCCTCTTTAAAAAGGATAGGTAATTTTAAAAATCCAGCGCTCATATTCACGGTTTCCCTTGCCATTTTACTCACTGCCCTTTTCGATTTAACAAGAATCGCTTCTATAGGAGCTATTTTCTACCTCATTATGGATATCGCTATCCATTGGGGGCTTTTTCGCCACCTAAAAAACGAGGTAAAATTTAAACCCATCATTCCGTTAATAGCCATTGTAATGGACATTGCAGTACTAGCAGCCTTTCTATATATAAAATATCTGAATGATCCAATGGTGCTCATCGTAGCAGCAATTGGAATTATCCTGATTCTCATTGCGGAACGTTTTTTTATGATTTCGCATACAGACGATGATGGCAATATGCCTATGGGAATGGAGAATACAAATAATAAAAACAACAAATCATAATTAATTAAAACAATTTATATGAAAAATATAGCAGTTATAGGATACGGAGTCATAGGAAAAAGGGTGGCCGATGCCATCAATCTACAGGACGATATGAAGCTTTCGGGCGTGTGTGATATCATAAGCGATTGGCGCATTCAAAATGCCGTGAGAAAAAAGTACGATATCTACGCAGCAACTCAAGAAGCAGAAGACAGAATGAAATCCGAAGGTATTTCAGTAAAAGGCGATATGCACGACCTGTTGAAAAAATCAGATCTCGTTGTGGACTGTACCCCTAAAAAGATTGCGGCTCAAAATGTAGCAATTTATAAAGAGCAAAACATCAAATTTATTTTACACGGAGGCGAAAAACACGAAACAACAGGCCATTCCTTTAGTGCTGAAAATAATTATCAGTCTGCTCTAAATCTAGATGCTACACGTGTAGTTTCCTGCAACACCACTTCTATTTTAAGGACGTTGACCGCTTTAAAAAGAGCCAATTTATTGGATTATGCTAGAGGTACACTTTTAAGAAGAGCAACAGATCCTTGGGAAAGCCATTTAGGTGGTATTATGAATACGATGGTTCCTGAAAAAGACATCCCGAGCCACCAAGGTCCTGATGCTAAAAGCGTTGACCCAGATTTGGATGTCATCACTGCCGCAGTAAAAGTTCCAGAAACTTTAAGCCATATGCACTATTGGAATGTGAAGTTAAAAAAACAAGCCTCGAAAGAAGAAGTGCTGAATGCTTTTAAGACATCTAGTCGTATCAAGCTAATTCAATATGACAAAGGCCTAGTTTCTAACAACACTATCAAGGAAATGTTTTTGGATATGGGAAGACCTTGGGGCGATATGTATGAAGTAGCCCTATGGGAAGATATGCTGAAGGTAGTGGGGGATGAACTTTTCTACGCCTATGTGGTAGACAACCAAGCAATTGTTATACCCGAAACTATTGATGCCATTAGAGCACTTACAGGAATTGAAACAGATGGTGCCAAATCTATCGCTAAAACAAATGAAAGTTTAGGAATTCATTAATCATTAATACAATGAAAATAGACATAAATATTACACAACTGTTAGGGGAAAAAGCAGACTTCTATTTGAATCACGTTTGTGAAAAAATAACCAAGGATGAATTGCAAACCCCAAGTAGCACAAGCCTAGATAAGGCATTTACCCAAAGCAACAGAAATCCGCAGGTACTGCGAAGCCTTTCGCAATTGTATAACCACGGAAATCTTGGTGGTACAGGCTACTTGAGTATCCTTCCAGTAGACCAAGGTATCGAGCATAGTGCAGCTTTTTCTTTCTATAAAAATCCGGATTATTTTGACCCAGAGAATATCATAAAACTCGCCATTGAGGCCGGTTGTAATGGTGTGGCTTCCACCTTCGGTGCTTTGGGATTGAACGCTAGGAAATACGCCCATAAAATCCCGTTTATCGTAAAGATTAATCACAATGAACTGCTCACATTTCCTAATAAATATAACCAAACTTTATTTGGTAAAGTAAAAGCTGCGTGGGATATGGGAGCAGTTGCTGTCGGTGCTACTATATATTTTGGTTCCGAAGAAAGCAATAGACAGCTTAAAGAAATAGCTGAAGCTTTTGAAGAAGCCCACAATTTAGGTATGGCTACCATTTTATGGTGCTATACCCGAAATGAAGCTTTCAAAACTGGAAAAGAAGATTATCACGCTGCTGCCGATGTAACAGGGCAAGCAAATCATATTGGGGTAACCATTCAGGCAGATATCATTAAGCAAAAATTACCTACAAATAACTTTGGTTTCAAAGAAATCGGTTTTGGAAAATATGATGATGAAATGTATGAGACGCTGACAACAGAACATCCCATCGACCTATGCAGGTTGCAGGTGGCTAATTGCTTTATGGGAAAAATCGGATTGATTAATTCCGGTGGTGGCTCTAAAGGTAAGTCTGATTTGGTGGAGGCAATAACAACTGCTGTTATCAATAAAAGAGCTGGTGGCTCTGGATTGATAATGGGAAGAAAAGCGTTTCAAAAGCCCTTCGGCGAAGGCGTGGAAGTATTACAATCCGTTCAGAAAGTTTATTTGGATACTAAAATTAGCATTGCATAACAATAAAAAAAAATGTTCGACACAGAAGTAAAATCACTTAAATCATTCAATCACTACCTCTCAAAATTGGTAGAAAGTCGTCTATGGCTAAAGGTTATCATTGCCTTATTTTTGGGTGTTGGTTTTGGATTGCTGTTAAGTCCTCAAAACGGGTGGATTACTAAAGAAA comes from the Marixanthomonas ophiurae genome and includes:
- a CDS encoding APC family permease, with amino-acid sequence MKGTTDKNNKLSLIGSISLGTGVMIGAGIFVLMGQIAELVGDLFPIAFIAGAVVVGFSSYSYVKFSNAFPSSGGVVKFFNKSYGPGTTTGVYSLLMYVSMVVAQSLVAGTFGAYTLRLFPESYAGYASILGILLLVTAYIINILGNKVIGATATFTAIIKVGGIALLAIAGLVASGFADITGDYIPQNTETLPQGFGFVAALALSILAYKGFTTITNQGGDIKNPHKNLGRSIVISILICTLIYVALALAVAGGLSIPEIIKAKDYALAAAAEPVFGEWGLWFTIAIAIVATFSGVIASVFSASRLLGMLSNMKQVPSLKRIGNFKNPALIFTVSLAILLTALFDLTRIASIGAIFYLIMDIAIHWGLFRHLKNEVKFKPIIPLIAIVMDIAVLAAFLYIKYLNDPMVLIVAAIGIILILIAERFFMISHTDDDGNMPMGMENTNNKNNKS
- a CDS encoding universal stress protein: MKIVLAIDGSDFSKLAVKELAKLPLQNESEICIINVYEHPAISTPSLITSTSSINSYYKEFLSNAEKIGKKIVSEAGKVLKEKNSSLRITTNVVSGLPKKEILEKAESFDADLIVVGSQGQGAFSRLLLGSVSQYLATHAKCSVMIVKDKDTK
- a CDS encoding type II glyceraldehyde-3-phosphate dehydrogenase encodes the protein MKNIAVIGYGVIGKRVADAINLQDDMKLSGVCDIISDWRIQNAVRKKYDIYAATQEAEDRMKSEGISVKGDMHDLLKKSDLVVDCTPKKIAAQNVAIYKEQNIKFILHGGEKHETTGHSFSAENNYQSALNLDATRVVSCNTTSILRTLTALKRANLLDYARGTLLRRATDPWESHLGGIMNTMVPEKDIPSHQGPDAKSVDPDLDVITAAVKVPETLSHMHYWNVKLKKQASKEEVLNAFKTSSRIKLIQYDKGLVSNNTIKEMFLDMGRPWGDMYEVALWEDMLKVVGDELFYAYVVDNQAIVIPETIDAIRALTGIETDGAKSIAKTNESLGIH
- a CDS encoding class I fructose-bisphosphate aldolase, encoding MKIDINITQLLGEKADFYLNHVCEKITKDELQTPSSTSLDKAFTQSNRNPQVLRSLSQLYNHGNLGGTGYLSILPVDQGIEHSAAFSFYKNPDYFDPENIIKLAIEAGCNGVASTFGALGLNARKYAHKIPFIVKINHNELLTFPNKYNQTLFGKVKAAWDMGAVAVGATIYFGSEESNRQLKEIAEAFEEAHNLGMATILWCYTRNEAFKTGKEDYHAAADVTGQANHIGVTIQADIIKQKLPTNNFGFKEIGFGKYDDEMYETLTTEHPIDLCRLQVANCFMGKIGLINSGGGSKGKSDLVEAITTAVINKRAGGSGLIMGRKAFQKPFGEGVEVLQSVQKVYLDTKISIA
- a CDS encoding NAD(P)/FAD-dependent oxidoreductase; protein product: MNANHLNNNTKESACKVTDEICLPDSNLPRVIIIGGGFAGLALVEKLKHKEVQVVLFDKNNFHQFQPLFYQVATSALEPDSIVFPFRKQISGYKNVLFRLAEVEEIQPSTNTIITNKGRVHFDYLVLATGTTTNFFGMDNVESHSLGMKNIRDSLNIRHMMLQNLEQAAITCDDKERDALTNFVIVGGGPAGVEMAGALAEFRKYILPKDYPEYPSSIMNIYLIEAIDELLSTMSDKASSKTLEYLKDLEVKVLLNESVSNYDGSQVVTNCDKIILTKNLIWTAGVKGQFPKGIDKKHVVKGNRLKTDSFLMVEGYKNIFAIGDIAAVITEETPKGHPQVAQTAIQQGKYLGNVLLKIIKDEGVNPFEYKDKGSLATVGKRKAVADLGKFKFAGYFAWLLWSVVHLLSISGFRNRLMVGFNWAVSYFTYEKSNRLIIRNFKPKPSVNNTKK